The DNA region CAGTTGAAGATTTTGATCCCTGTCGGGACGGCGATCAGCATCGTCGAAATGGAGAACAGGGCGTTTGCGACCGGCCCCATCCCCGTCGTAAACATATGGTGAGCCCAAACCATGAAGCCGAGGAAGGCGATCAAAATCGTCGCGAACACCATCGAGCTGTAACCGAACAGCCGCTTGCGCGCAAACGTCGGAATAACTTCGGAAATCACGCCGAAAGCCGGCAAAATCAAAATGTACACTTCCGGGTGGCCGAAAATCCAGAAAATATGCTGCCAAAGCACCGGGTTCCCGCCGCTTTCCACATTGAAGAAATTGGCGCCCAAAATCCGGTCAAAGGTCAGCAGCACCAGGCCGACCGTAATCGCCGGGAACGCGAACAAAATGATGGCCGAAGTGATAAACGTCGTCCACGAGAACATCGGCATCCGCATAAAGGACATGCCCGGCGCGCGCATCGTAATGATCGTCGCCAGGAAGTTCAGACCGCCGATCAACGTCCCCAAACCGGCGATCTGCAGCCCGATCGTGTAAAAGTCCACGCCATGCGTCAAACTGTAAGTGTTTGAAGACAGCGGCGTATAAGACGTCCATCCGGCATCCGGAGCGCCGCCCATCAGCCAGCTGAGGTTCAGCAGCAGACCGCCGAACAAAAACGTCCAGAATCCCAGCGCGTTCAAAAACGGAAACGCCACGTCCCGAGCCCCGATCTGCAGCGGGATAACCGCGTTCATCAGGGCGAAAATGACCGGCATGACGCCGAGGAAAATCATCGTCGTGCCGTGCATCGTAATCAATTCGTTAAACTGCTGCGCCGACACGAAATCGTTCATCGGCTTTGCAAGCTGCACGCGGATCAGCAGCGCCTCAATCCCGCCGATCCCGAAGAAAAATCCGCCCGCCACCAAATACAATATGGCGATTTTTTTGTGATCGACCGTCGTTAACCAGTCCATCAACCCCTTGTGCCGCTTGACACTGTGAGCATGAGCCAAGGTTTGTACCCCCTTTAAATTGCTATCCATCCATCAGTAGGATAATTTGCTGTTTGCCAAATAGTCGGCGATGGCGTCGATTTGGTCATCCGTCAGCCCCAGGTCTTCCTTCGGGTTCGGCATTTTGTTGCCGGGTTTTACCTTTTGCGGATCCGTCAGCCATTCCACCAAATTATCCTTGATCGGTTTTCCGTCCACCGGCTTGCCCGACGCTTCCGAATTATGTAAGATGCTGGCAACGGTTTCTCTGCTTCCGATCCCCGTCAGATTCGGTCCGACCGGGCCGCCTTGATCACCGACAGCGTGACAGCTCAAGCATTGCGTCTTGAACACTTCCGCGACTTCCGGATCGGCGATCGTCTGAACCGGGGCTTTCATGGAGTCCACCCATTTGTTGAAGGAATCCTCGCTCACCGCTTTAACCCGGAATTCCATGAATGCGTGGGATTTCCCGCAGAGTTCGGCGCATTTCCCCAAGAAAACGCCTTCGCGGGAAGCTTCGAGCCAGGCTTTATTGATCGTCCCGTCCGTATTCGTGTCGATTTTCCCCGCCAGGGAAGGTACCCAGAAGGAGTGCAGCACGTCGGCCGTTTTCAGCTCAAGCGCGATTTTCTTGCCGGTTGGAATAACCATGTCCTGGGCCGTCGTAATGCCGTAATCGGGATAAGTGAATTCCCACCAGAACTGGTGCGACGTTACTTTGATTTTGACGGCATTTTTATCCTTCGAGTAGTCTTCGCCGATCGCGAACACCTTTTGCACCGTAGCCACGGCCAGGATAAGTACCAGAACTAACGGGATGGCCGTCCAAATAATCTCCAATTTAAAGTTGCCTTCGACTTGCTTCGGCACTTCGGTTTGTCCCGGTTTGCGCCGGTACTTCACCAAGACGTAAGCGGCGATGCCAAACACGATCAACATGACGACGATCATGATCGAAATCGACAGCTTGATAAGTCCGAGTTGCCCTTCGGCCACCGGTCCCTGCGGTCTGAGCACGGACAGGTCCTCGCGGCCGCATGCGGACAAGAGGAGCGAAAGTCCGGCAAACAAAGGCAACAGCCGCTTTACAGCCTTCCACGGTTTCATCATTCATCTACCCCACTTCTTCCGTTTTCTTCCGATCTGGCATACAGTTTCCAGAGAGCGAGCGCTCAAAAATTCCACAAGCCTATCACGGAAACTACATTTCTGTCAATTACAACAATCACCTATTAAATATATGATCGAACCCCTGTTTTGTCAATGATTGAAGGGGAGTTCACAAATTGTTCAAAAACCCGAAAAGGCCCGTCACCAAAGGATTTGTTAGCGTTTTCTAGGTTTCGGCATAGGTCGAAAGAGCTGCCAAATTTTGCGTAATCCCCGCCGTGCGAGAGCGTTTTCCGGCTCTGCTTCATTTTTGACATTTCTTTAAACATTATTTCATTTTAGCAAAAAAAAGAGAGCCAACGCTCTCCCTTATTTTGTCAGCACCAGCGGACCGTCCTCCGTAATGGCCAGCGTATGCTCATAATGGGCCCCCAGGCTGCCGTCCGCCGAGCGGATCGTCCAGCCGTCATCCTCCCACAGCACGGCCCCCGTATCCCCGCCGGTAAAGATCGGCTCAATGGTGATGACCATGCCCGGCCGCAGCGTCACCCCGCTCTTCGGCCGCCCGAAATTCGGAACATCCGGCGGTTCGTGCATCGATCTCCCGATCCCGTGTCCGATCAGCGCCCTGACGATGCCGACGTTCGCCGCCGTTGCCACGCGCTGCACGGCGTAGCCGATGTCGCCGATTTTGCTGCCCGGGTAAGCCTGGGCAATCCCGGCGTCAAGCGCCTTCTCGGTCGTCTGGAGCAGCTTCTCTGCGTCCGGCCCGACCTTTCCGACGCGGTAGGACCAGGCCGAATCCGCCAGCCAGCCGTTTTTATTGACCACAATGTCGATCGTCACGATATCCCCCGCCTGCAGCTTGCGGTCGTTCGGGAACCCGTGGCAAACGACGTCGTTGACGGAAGCGCAGGTCGCAAACGGAAAACCGCGGTATCCTTTTTGTTCCGGCGTGGCGCCGCGCTCCGCCAGAAACGACTCGACAAAGCGGTCGATTTCCAGCGTCGTGATCCCCGGACCGATCAGCCGGGCAATCCCTTGGTGGCACTCCGCCAGAATGCGGCCGGCTTCCCGCATCCGCAATATTTCCTCTTTCGTCTTTAATTGTATTTTCACGCTTATCAGATTCTCCCCTCATGATGAACGAAAATTTGACGATGACAATTCCATTTATTATATGTAGATAGAGAAGAAAAAAAACGTCCCGGACGCGGGTCCCGCGCCGGAACGAACACAGACTAATCTCAAATGGCTAGGATACGGATGAATCAAGCTTGCCCAGCTCAAGCTCAACAAGGTGGGTCAATTCCTCTTCGTAGCCGCCCATGATGCGATACTTGCGAACATATTCTTTCACGAATTTTTTCGGATCTTTCGGTTTGAAGATTCGGGTCATTTCCCGTAAACTTTCTTTAACTTCATCGTGACCTTTCGTTGCCATATGAATTCCCTCCCAGAACGTTTAAAGGTAAATGCTCCGATGCCAGAGAACGCGAAATGTCTTGATCCATGTTTTTATGCAGTCGCTGCGGGCTAGTTTTGGATGACCTCCTATTTTTTCATTGTAGCATATTCGGCATCAGGTTTCAGCTTCTTCCAAACATACATTTTTTGCCCTGCGCCCACATTAATTATATTTATATGTCTGGCCGTAGGTTAAAATAAGGCTTAACCGCAAAAAAGTCAGCTCGACTTAAACAGGAGTGATATTATCTTCATGACTTATCAAACGCCTAAAATCATGATCTTGTACGCCAGCTACGGGGATGGCCACTATCAAGCGTCCAAAGCCCTCGAAGCCAGCTTCCGCAGCAAAGGCATTGCGGATATCGTCCTGCTGGATTTAATGGCCGAAGCCCATCCGCTGCTGAATGAGCTGACCAAATTCGTGTACATGCAAAGCTTCCGCACGCTGCCGCTTATCTATGGTTGGGTGTACAACGCGACCAAAGAAATGCAGTTTGAGACCTCGCCGCTCGGCGTCATCAATTCGTTTGGCATGGGAAAACTTCAGCAGACCATCGACCAACTGCAGCCCGATATCATCATCCACACCTTCCCCCAACTGGCGATGCCCAAGCTGAACAAAAGGACCGGCAAATCGCTGCCCCTGGTCAATATCGTCACCGATTTTGACCTGCACGGGCGCTGGATTCACCCGAGCGTCGACCGCTATTACGTCGCAACCGACGATTTGAAGCGGGAGATGACGTCGCGGGGCATTCCCGCGGGAAACGTCGTTGTCAGCGGCATTCCGCTGAAGCCCGATTTCTTCAAGGAGCCGTCTCCGGGCGGCGAAATCGCGAACCGGCTTGATCCGCGAAAGAAAACGGTTCTGCTCATGGCCGGCGCTTACGGGGTGATGACGGGCATCCGCGATATTTGCAACCGGCTCGTGTCCTCCGGGCGCCATCAGGTCGTTGTCGTCTGCGGCCGCAACCGGAATTTGCACCGCGGTCTGAGCAAGCAATTGGGCGAGCATCCGGACGTGCATGTCTACGGCTACGTCAGCGAGGTGGCCGCGCTGATGCAAGCCTGCGACTGCATCATCACCAAGCCGGGCGGAATCACATTGTCGGAAGCGCTGGCCTGCCGGCTGCCGATTTTCTTGTATCGCCCGGTCCCCGGGCAAGAGCTCAACAACGCCCTGTATCTGCAGAAAAAAGGCGTGGCTATGGTCGCCGAGGATCCCGGAACGCTGACGGGGCAAATCGAAGCTCTCCTAAGCGATGAGGAGCGCCAGGCCGCCGTCGCCCGGAAAATCGAAAACCTCCGCAAGCCGGAGGCCGCGGAGGCGATCGTGAACGATATTATGCGGCAATGGTTTACGCCGCCGGAAGGAGAGCTGGTTCTTACCGCCGAGGGCTCGTCATACATTGGGTAGTAAGAATCCAGCTTTGTGAAAGAAGGTGCTGCCGTGTCTCCCTTCAAATCTTCCACCGGCCTGTACGAGAACGTCGCCGGATTTCTTTGCTATTTGTTCGCCTTTGTGGGCGGCGTCGCATTTTTGGCCCTCGAACGAAGAAGCCGGTTTGTGCTGTTTCACGCCCTGCAATCGGTCATGGTGTTCGGCGGGCTGATGCTGGCCCACGCGCTTTCCGGCTTCCTGCCGGTGATCGGCGTGGTCGTCAACCTGCTGCTGACCGTTCTGGGCGTCACGCTTTGGGCCGTGCTGATGTTGGCCGCGCTGCAGGGCAAATGGCTGAAGCTCCCCTGGCTCGGCGAACTGGCGGAGAAGCAGCTGCAGCGGATGTAACCAGGGCTAGGGCTAGGGTTAGAACAAGGCCCAGGGCTTGTCCCCGGCTGCAGACCAAACGCGGGCCAGGACCAGGCCATAGGCCTGAATGCAAGCCAATTAGCCCTGCTCCGCTTCCTTGGCCCCGGCCTCGGCCTTGCGGCGTCCTCCCAGCCCGTTGAACAGCAGGTTCATGACGATCGCCGTGACGCTGCCCGCCACGATGCCGTTATCCGCCAAAATGCGCAAGTAGGCCGGCAGCCGGTCAAAAATATCCGGCTGCACCGTTACGCCCAGCCCCATGCCGACGGAGCAGGCGATGATCAGCAGGTTTTCGTGCCGGTTCAGATCGACCTGATCTCCCAGCATCCGGATACCCGAGGAGAGCACGAGCCCGAACAGCGCGATCATCGCCCCGCCGAGCACCGAGGTCGGCACAAGCTGCGTCAGCGCGGCGATTTTGGGTACGAAGCCGATCAGGATCAGCAGCCCGCCGGCGACCACGATCACGTCGCGGGTTTTGACCCGGCTCATTTGGACAAGGCCGACGTTTTGCGAATACGTGGTGTACGGGAACGAGTTGAAGATCCCGCCCAGGATGATCGCCAGCCCTTCGGCCCGGTAGCCGCGCGTCAGATCCTTTGATGTGATGTCTTTGTCCACGATTTTGCCGAGCGCCATAAACACCCCGGTCGATTCGGCCACGCTGACGATCGCCACCAGAATCATCGTCAAAATCGCCGATGCGTGGAAGGTCGGTTTGCCGAAATAAAAAGGCTGGATCGCATGGAACCAACCCGCTTCCTTCAGCGGCGTCAGGTCCACTTTGCCGGCCAGCGCGGCCACGAGCGTCCCGATGATCAAGCCCAGCAGGACGGAAATGGAACGCGGAAACCCTTTGGCGAAACGGTTCATCAGGATGACGAACAGCATCACCCCGAAGCCGAGCACTAGATTAAGCGGGCTGCCGAAGTCCGGGTTTTCGCCCGGGCTGCCGCCGCCCAGATCGGAAATGGCCACCGGAATCAAGGTGACCCCGATGATCGTTACAACCGAGCCGGTCACCACCGGCGGAAACAGGGCGATAAGCTTGCCGAACAAACCGGCAAACAGGAAAACGAACACACCCGAGGCAATGATTGCTCCGTAAATGGCGGAAACCCCCATCCCGTCCTGCAAGCCGATGGCGATCATCGGCGAAACCGCCTGAAAAGCGCAGCCCAGCATCACCGGGAGCCCGATGCCGAAGAAGCGGTTGCCCCATACCTGCAGCAGCGTCGCCACGCCGCAGGCGAGCAAATCGATCGCGATCAGATACGTAAGCTGCGCTTGCGTGAAGTTGAGCGCGCCGCCGACGATCAGCGGCACGATGACCGCGCCGGCATACATCGCCAGCACATGCTGGATGCCCAGCGAAAATGTTTTAAGCGGATGCCTGTGATGCTGAAAAATACGTTCTCGTTCCATATTGAACCGTTCCCCCCGAAATTCATTCATGCCATAAATAATTGCATCTGCGTTTTGTTTCCCCTATTAATTAGGCTCTTCAACAAAGGTAACCACGCCGTCTTCCAGCGCAGCGACCCGGACCAGCGAATCGACGCGGTATCCCGCTTCCTCCAGGAGGCGGGCCCCCGGCTGAAACGATTTTTCGATGACGATGCCGATGCCGGCGACGGACGCCCCAACCTGCTCAACGATGCGGGCAAGGCCGAAGGCGGCTTCGCCGTTGGCCAGGAAGTCGTCGATGATCAGCACCCTGTCGCTCGGGGACAGAAATTTTTTGGACACCGTAATTTCATTCGTCTCCCGCTTCGTAAACGAGTACACTTTCTCCACGAGAATGTCGTCCTTCAGCGTCAGCGATTTATGCTTTCTCGCAAAGATCATCGGAACCTTCAGCTCCAGCGCCGTCATGATCGCCGGGGCGATGCCCGAGGATTCGATCGTCAGCACCTTGGTGATCTTTTCTCCGGCAAAACGCCGGGCGAACTCTCCCCCAATCTCCCGCATCAGCTCCGGGTCCATTTGGTGGTTCAGGAAGGAATCGACTTTGAGCACCTGATTGCTCAGCACGATGCCTTCGGTCATAACCTTCTCCTTAAGCAGTTTCATTGCAAACCTTCCCCCTTAATTTTTCGTTGCCGCAAAAAACAAAAAGCCCATTTTCCACAATCGGAAAATGGACTACGCGCAGGTAAGCCGCTCTAAATTTCAACTTAACGCCGCAAGCCTTCGGATCTGCTTGAACAGTCGCTTGGCCTGCTTAACCCCTGGGACGCGTAAAGACGCGAAAAATAGAGCTCCTCCCGTAGTCCGATCATTTCCGGTGATCAGGTAGAAACATGCAGGCCAATCCCCGCACTTATACGAGAAAAACATCGAACCTCTTTTAAGCAATGTCAGAAGTATAACGCAAATCGCCCAGGGAAATAAAGAGGGATTTCGTCCCTTTATTGAATATTTTGTAGAAATTCAGACCCGGCCCCTTGCCAGGACCGAAAAAAACGGCTTATAACAGCTTAGATCGGCCGGAATTCGCGCGGCATGAGGTTGGTCAGCAGCGATCTTAATTCGCCGTCCTCCTTGTAGCTTTTCTCTCCCGTATCGAGGCGGCGCACCCGGATTCTGCTGTAATCCGCGCTAGAGTCGGTCGGTTCAAAGACCAAGTTTTCCCGATCCGTCAGCCGCAGCTTATACCCCATTTCCTCGAACATTTGCAAAAAATCCGCTTCCGTCGGCAGCTTGCCTTCGTCCAAAAAGATAAGCCCCCTTAATTCCTTCGGTCCCTCGCTATGCATGACTTCAAAATGGACGATGCATTCCATGCAAATTCACGCTCCCTAATCTCTTACGGTTGATGCGTATAGCATCCCCCGCGTTTTCAGCGGGCATCCGCGCCAAGCGGGGAGTTGCCCCGCGGTTTCCGTGACTGAAAACGGCGCCGCCGCCTAATTATTACTACGTACCATCTCTCAGGTCGGCAGGAAGCGTTTGTGACATTCCGGTGAAATTATCCAGTGCCCCTGAATCACCTGCGCCAAATTTCCCGCGCACCCGCAAGCCCGCGCACCCGCGAACCTAAACCTGCTCCGAACCGCAATGCGGGCACCACTTGGTGCCTTTGACGAGCATAGACCCGCAGATTTGGCATTTGACGGTTGCGATCGTGATGCCCGGCGAAGGCTTCTCTTGCGAAGGCTTCTCTTCATCAGGCTGCTCCGCTTTTTGCGTCCATGAGCGGATTCGCCGGTCAAGCTCCTCCTGCCGTTTGCGTTCCCGTTCCAGATTGCGGAGCAGCCGCTCCTCCTCTTCGGGATCGGCCGGTTCGCGGACCGCCTCGCTGTCCCTCTTCTCCGCGGATTCGATCAAATTGGCCGAAAACAGCAGCTGTTCCAGGTCGATGGTTCTCTTCGTTTCCTTCCCCGGCGGTTCCGGGCTGGCGGCAATTCGGGTATCCTCCGCCGTCGGCGCCGCCGCCCTTACCGGCTCGATCAAATCCTCCGGAATGACCGCTTTTTTCCGTTTGACCAGCTTATGTCCGCAATACTGGCAAAAAACAGCGTCCTCGGACACCGTCCGCCCGCACGCTCCGCACAAACGCTCGTTTTTTAGCTCGGCGACTTTCGCCCGGATCTCGTCCCGCTCCTCAGCCAGCAAGTCGCAGGTTTTGGCCAGATCAAGCATCTCCTTCTCGGCGTAGGACATATCTTTTTTGCGGTAGCCTTCGTAAAAAATTTCTCCCATCTTTTGGTAATACAAACCGAGTTCCCGTTCGATATTTGAAATTTGCGTGTTAAGTTTTCCGATTTCAACGACGTTTTGCGCGCGATCGGTCACCTTTCCCGCACCATCTTTTAATCGCTGTAAAAAATTCATGATGATTCCTCCCCGCGAAATATTCATTATCATACCAGATTTTTCACCCCGGTGAAAACTGTCCCCAGGCTTATGACGCGGTATTTGACCGTTTTGTTGCTCCGGTGAATGCGCTTTCTTTTTGATTCGGGAGGGCGTTCACGGTACAATTAAAGGGAAAACCTGAACTTGATTAGGAGTAGATAGCCTTGAGCGTATTAGATACGAATTCCGATGACAGCGTGCTGAAGCAACTGGATTTAAGGGAGCTGTACCAGTGGGAGATCGGCGAGGATGAGCTGCGCAAGCTGGAGGAATGGAAGAAGCTGCCCTTCCTGTACGAGCTTGCCCTGGATGAGCTGGGGAACAAAATCAAGCTGATCCAAACGGAGTGGAAAATCCACAACGGGTACAGCCCGATCGAGCATATCAAATCCCGAATCAAAGAGCCGAAAAGCATTCTTCAAAAGCTTGAACGTAAAGGCCTGGAATTGACCGTCGACAATATGGTGAACCAAATCCACGACATCGCCGGGATGCGGATCGTTTTTTCCTTCGCGCGCGACATTTACAGCCTGCTGGACCACCTGAAGCACCGGGAAGACATCACCGTCCTGGAGGTCAAGGATTACATTGAAAATCCCAAGCCCAACGGCTACCAGAGCCTGCACGTCATCGTCGCCGTACCGCTGACCTTGTTCGAAGGCCAACGGTGGATGAAGGTCGAAATCCAGATGCGCACCCTGGCGATGGATTTCTGGGCGAGCATGGAGCATATTTTGTACTACAAATACGACAAACAAGTACCGCCGCACGTCGTGCGCGAGCTTTCCGAAGCGGCCAAGGCCGCCGACGCCCTGGACAAAAAAATGCACGGCCTGCGCAAAGAAATCATGGGCGTATCCGAAGCCGCTTTGCCCGAGTAGGCACGCCGCGGGGCAGGCGGATGCGCCGGGGGCGGCGAGTGCGCCGGGGGCAGGCGAGTGCGGTAGGTGCAGGTGAGTGCGGTAGGTGCAGGTGAGTGCGGCGGGGGCGGGCGAGTGCGGTAGGTGCAGGCGGGTGCGGCGGGGGCGGGCGAGTGCGGTAGGTGCAGGCGGGTGCGCCGGATGCAGGCGAGTGCGCCGGGGGCGGACGTGGCGAGCCGGTGGCGCAGCTCTGTGCGGAGCGGAGGATAACCGCAAAAAGTACAACTATTTTCGATGATCTGCCCGCTCTCTCCAAAATAATTGCAAAAAGCGCAAGTATTTACTCCAAAAACTTTACCCTCTTTCCAGACAACGATTAATAACTGCACTTTTTACGTCTATTAAGCATTCTCCAACCTTTACCGGCCAAAGTAACTGTAATTTTTGCAGCTATTTCGGCCGGTTTGTCATTTTGCCGCGTCTTTTTTCTAAATAAATGTATACCCGCTTCTGTTGCATCCGGCGTTTTCGGCAATCCTGCCGTTCGTGCCCGGACGGCATCAGAACGCTTTATTTTGCCGTGCTTAGCTTTTCAATCGCTTGCTGTTCGGACGGCATAAAAAAGAGATCGTTTCCGCTGTTGGATTCATAGATGAAATCGCGCAGGCTTTGACTGGCATACCTCGAAAAATCCCCCGCGATGGCAAACTTCACTTGATAATTAACAAACTTCTGGACAATTTCGCCAGCCAAGCGGGTTTTTAGGTCAAAAAAGCTTTCATTTATCAGGGATTGATCCATCACAATCCGGTCGCAGCCAGTTACATATCGTACGGTGGCCATAAGGTCCAGTGCCGACTGAACGTCA from Paenibacillus macerans includes:
- the ctaD gene encoding cytochrome c oxidase subunit I; the encoded protein is MDWLTTVDHKKIAILYLVAGGFFFGIGGIEALLIRVQLAKPMNDFVSAQQFNELITMHGTTMIFLGVMPVIFALMNAVIPLQIGARDVAFPFLNALGFWTFLFGGLLLNLSWLMGGAPDAGWTSYTPLSSNTYSLTHGVDFYTIGLQIAGLGTLIGGLNFLATIITMRAPGMSFMRMPMFSWTTFITSAIILFAFPAITVGLVLLTFDRILGANFFNVESGGNPVLWQHIFWIFGHPEVYILILPAFGVISEVIPTFARKRLFGYSSMVFATILIAFLGFMVWAHHMFTTGMGPVANALFSISTMLIAVPTGIKIFNWLFTMWGGQIRFTAANLFASGFIPTFVMGGVTGVMLASAPADYQYHDTYFVVAHFHYVIVGGLVLGLFAGLHYWWPKMFGRMLSERLGKVEFWTFIIGFHMTFFVQHFLGLMGMQRRVFTYLPNQGFDLLNLISTVGAFLMGVGVIVFLINVGITAKQPKGAANDPWEDGRTLEWAIPSPPPEYNFKQIPLVRGLDAFWKEKMAGNKEMTPAEPVGPIHMPSPTILPFVMSVGLFIAGLGFMFTNDDFGNSFLNLLFNKYIVVIIGLAITFGCMLLRSLYDDHGWHIEPEEPNEKEVTA
- the coxB gene encoding cytochrome c oxidase subunit II — translated: MMKPWKAVKRLLPLFAGLSLLLSACGREDLSVLRPQGPVAEGQLGLIKLSISIMIVVMLIVFGIAAYVLVKYRRKPGQTEVPKQVEGNFKLEIIWTAIPLVLVLILAVATVQKVFAIGEDYSKDKNAVKIKVTSHQFWWEFTYPDYGITTAQDMVIPTGKKIALELKTADVLHSFWVPSLAGKIDTNTDGTINKAWLEASREGVFLGKCAELCGKSHAFMEFRVKAVSEDSFNKWVDSMKAPVQTIADPEVAEVFKTQCLSCHAVGDQGGPVGPNLTGIGSRETVASILHNSEASGKPVDGKPIKDNLVEWLTDPQKVKPGNKMPNPKEDLGLTDDQIDAIADYLANSKLSY
- the map gene encoding type I methionyl aminopeptidase produces the protein MKIQLKTKEEILRMREAGRILAECHQGIARLIGPGITTLEIDRFVESFLAERGATPEQKGYRGFPFATCASVNDVVCHGFPNDRKLQAGDIVTIDIVVNKNGWLADSAWSYRVGKVGPDAEKLLQTTEKALDAGIAQAYPGSKIGDIGYAVQRVATAANVGIVRALIGHGIGRSMHEPPDVPNFGRPKSGVTLRPGMVITIEPIFTGGDTGAVLWEDDGWTIRSADGSLGAHYEHTLAITEDGPLVLTK
- a CDS encoding MGDG synthase family glycosyltransferase, yielding MTYQTPKIMILYASYGDGHYQASKALEASFRSKGIADIVLLDLMAEAHPLLNELTKFVYMQSFRTLPLIYGWVYNATKEMQFETSPLGVINSFGMGKLQQTIDQLQPDIIIHTFPQLAMPKLNKRTGKSLPLVNIVTDFDLHGRWIHPSVDRYYVATDDLKREMTSRGIPAGNVVVSGIPLKPDFFKEPSPGGEIANRLDPRKKTVLLMAGAYGVMTGIRDICNRLVSSGRHQVVVVCGRNRNLHRGLSKQLGEHPDVHVYGYVSEVAALMQACDCIITKPGGITLSEALACRLPIFLYRPVPGQELNNALYLQKKGVAMVAEDPGTLTGQIEALLSDEERQAAVARKIENLRKPEAAEAIVNDIMRQWFTPPEGELVLTAEGSSYIG
- a CDS encoding DUF4870 domain-containing protein; this encodes MSPFKSSTGLYENVAGFLCYLFAFVGGVAFLALERRSRFVLFHALQSVMVFGGLMLAHALSGFLPVIGVVVNLLLTVLGVTLWAVLMLAALQGKWLKLPWLGELAEKQLQRM
- a CDS encoding nucleobase:cation symporter-2 family protein, producing MERERIFQHHRHPLKTFSLGIQHVLAMYAGAVIVPLIVGGALNFTQAQLTYLIAIDLLACGVATLLQVWGNRFFGIGLPVMLGCAFQAVSPMIAIGLQDGMGVSAIYGAIIASGVFVFLFAGLFGKLIALFPPVVTGSVVTIIGVTLIPVAISDLGGGSPGENPDFGSPLNLVLGFGVMLFVILMNRFAKGFPRSISVLLGLIIGTLVAALAGKVDLTPLKEAGWFHAIQPFYFGKPTFHASAILTMILVAIVSVAESTGVFMALGKIVDKDITSKDLTRGYRAEGLAIILGGIFNSFPYTTYSQNVGLVQMSRVKTRDVIVVAGGLLILIGFVPKIAALTQLVPTSVLGGAMIALFGLVLSSGIRMLGDQVDLNRHENLLIIACSVGMGLGVTVQPDIFDRLPAYLRILADNGIVAGSVTAIVMNLLFNGLGGRRKAEAGAKEAEQG
- a CDS encoding xanthine phosphoribosyltransferase, encoding MKLLKEKVMTEGIVLSNQVLKVDSFLNHQMDPELMREIGGEFARRFAGEKITKVLTIESSGIAPAIMTALELKVPMIFARKHKSLTLKDDILVEKVYSFTKRETNEITVSKKFLSPSDRVLIIDDFLANGEAAFGLARIVEQVGASVAGIGIVIEKSFQPGARLLEEAGYRVDSLVRVAALEDGVVTFVEEPN
- a CDS encoding zinc-ribbon domain-containing protein — protein: MNFLQRLKDGAGKVTDRAQNVVEIGKLNTQISNIERELGLYYQKMGEIFYEGYRKKDMSYAEKEMLDLAKTCDLLAEERDEIRAKVAELKNERLCGACGRTVSEDAVFCQYCGHKLVKRKKAVIPEDLIEPVRAAAPTAEDTRIAASPEPPGKETKRTIDLEQLLFSANLIESAEKRDSEAVREPADPEEEERLLRNLERERKRQEELDRRIRSWTQKAEQPDEEKPSQEKPSPGITIATVKCQICGSMLVKGTKWCPHCGSEQV
- a CDS encoding GTP pyrophosphokinase is translated as MKQLDLRELYQWEIGEDELRKLEEWKKLPFLYELALDELGNKIKLIQTEWKIHNGYSPIEHIKSRIKEPKSILQKLERKGLELTVDNMVNQIHDIAGMRIVFSFARDIYSLLDHLKHREDITVLEVKDYIENPKPNGYQSLHVIVAVPLTLFEGQRWMKVEIQMRTLAMDFWASMEHILYYKYDKQVPPHVVRELSEAAKAADALDKKMHGLRKEIMGVSEAALPE
- a CDS encoding DUF4180 domain-containing protein, coding for MQIKKVEANGRDIAVVSSNEVVIHDVQSALDLMATVRYVTGCDRIVMDQSLINESFFDLKTRLAGEIVQKFVNYQVKFAIAGDFSRYASQSLRDFIYESNSGNDLFFMPSEQQAIEKLSTAK